Part of the Pyrobaculum calidifontis JCM 11548 genome, TGTATATGAAGCCACCGCCCGGCAGATACTCAGTTGGGTAGCCGGCAAAAGCCCACGCGAGGCCTTCATCCTCGTCGAGGCCTAGCCTTTCTTCAAGCACTTTCTTGTTCTCAAATTTTAAGACTTCTTTGACGCCTACTGCAACAGCCTCTGGCTCAAGCTTCTTCGCAAGACCTGCCCGTTCAAGGAGGAGGCGGTTGACCCCTTCGGCATCTATGACGTATTCCGCGTGTAGCACGTCTGGGCCAGACTGAACGCCGACTATTCTGCCTTTCTCGTCTTTTACAAATTGATCAACGGTTATTTCTGTGACAATTTTTGCGCCAGCACTCTGCGCCAACTTCGCCATCCAAGACACGAAGGAGACGAGCGGCACCACGAAGCTCTTCTTTTCTTTCTCTACCACGGCACTTTCCACAGTCAATGCCTTATCCTCTGTGAGAAAAGTCACTCTCTCCCTCCTCACCCACCTATCCACAGGCGCGTCTTTACGAAACTCCGGTAGATATTTATCGAGCCAGTAGGCGTATATCCGCCCGCCGTAGAGCTCCTTGGCGCCCGGTTCTCTGCCTCTTTCTAGCACTACCACTTTAAAACCGGCAGAGGCGAGTTTATACGCGGCGGCTAAGCCAGCTGGGCCTGCGCCTACAATTGCCACGTCGAATTTCATCGGGGAGAGACTGTGCCATCGTTAAAATATGTATTCTCGACAAGAGCCAAATATTTCAAGTTTAAAAAATACACAACGTAGAAGCCCCATGCGTGTGCTTCTCAAGTATTTCTCAGCGCTACGAGACATAACGGGAAGCGCCAGGGAAGAAGTGGCCTTTGAAGGCCCTGTCACCGTTTCCGACCTGCTTACGTGGTTTTTCAAGAAGTACCCAAAGGCAGAGGCCTTTAGAGAGGAGCTAGTGGTGTTAGTAAACGGCAGGGCAGTTGAAGGCTCCTATGTGTTGAAAGATGGAGACGAGGTGGCGCTGATGCCCCCCGTCAGCGGTGGGGGGATAATCACAAGCGACATAAGCATTGACAAAGAAGTTAGAGACATCATAGAGAAAAGCGCTACACAGGGAGGCGGGGGGGTGGTAATATTCGTGGGCTTTGTAAAAGGCGTTGTCGACGACGCCGCGGTAAATGTGCTCGAGTACGAGGCCTACGAGCCTTACGCAGACCAAAAGATTAAAGAGATTGAGGAGTGGGCAAGGTCGCAGAAGGGCGTCTTAGACGCTAGAGTGTACCACAAGGTTGGTTCCCTAAAGCCTGGAGACACTACCATATACGTCTTTGTCTCAGCCATCAATAGGGATGTGGCTTTTAGAGTGGCGCGGGACGCCTTAGAGCGCGTAAAACACGAAGTCCCAATTTTTAAGCTTGAGCGTAGAAGCGATGGAGAGTTCTGGGTAGTCGGCGACGGCAGACGTATTCCTAGAAGTCCTCAACCTTGAAGGGGGACTCCTCCACTTCTACGATCCCCTCCACCTCGGCTACGTATTGATTATGCCGCATTTTTACCACTACGCTAATGGCATAGCCGCCCTTTGTGACTATTAGGGTCTTGCCTCTCTCAAATACTACGTCGACTACCGCCTCCCCCATTTCCTCAAGCTGAGTGGCCACCCTATTTACTAGGCTCCAGAGAAAGGTCAGTGCTATGTTTAAGCCCTCTGACCGTATCTCCAACGGCCTTGACAGCGCCGCGGCGAAAAACTCGCCTATATCTCTGCTCACCTCCGGATTTGTGGATTCCACCAACATGTATACCCTTAGCCTAGTCAGCGCCTTTACCTTGTCCTCAAGCGTCTGCACTAAGTCTTTACACCACAGTGTATATTAAAATCACGCCTTACTCCTCCTCTTCCTCCCCCGGC contains:
- a CDS encoding molybdenum cofactor biosynthesis protein; translated protein: MRVLLKYFSALRDITGSAREEVAFEGPVTVSDLLTWFFKKYPKAEAFREELVVLVNGRAVEGSYVLKDGDEVALMPPVSGGGIITSDISIDKEVRDIIEKSATQGGGGVVIFVGFVKGVVDDAAVNVLEYEAYEPYADQKIKEIEEWARSQKGVLDARVYHKVGSLKPGDTTIYVFVSAINRDVAFRVARDALERVKHEVPIFKLERRSDGEFWVVGDGRRIPRSPQP
- a CDS encoding FAD-dependent oxidoreductase — its product is MKFDVAIVGAGPAGLAAAYKLASAGFKVVVLERGREPGAKELYGGRIYAYWLDKYLPEFRKDAPVDRWVRRERVTFLTEDKALTVESAVVEKEKKSFVVPLVSFVSWMAKLAQSAGAKIVTEITVDQFVKDEKGRIVGVQSGPDVLHAEYVIDAEGVNRLLLERAGLAKKLEPEAVAVGVKEVLKFENKKVLEERLGLDEDEGLAWAFAGYPTEYLPGGGFIYTYKDALALGVVVYLRNWPKLKTPVYELVEKFRLHPYVAQLVKGATLQEYGGHMTPVAGINMSPQRLYHDGLLIVGDAAGFLLHTGVLIRGVDFAIASGVLAADAVKEARSPSAEDLYVYERKLRSSFILPQLEKFRHADRLLSDESLFRDLALFSTEAAYRYFSIDENHRTLFEAVREASKHTKVSLLKLMINMIRMIRNL